In Gottschalkia purinilytica, the sequence TCGATTTCAAGTATGGCATGGGAGTATTGGTGGATGCGGTGGACAATCCACAGATGAAACTGTATGCACTGGGTACTTTAGAAATTTACGATAGTTTGTACGACATTGAGGAAGTTTCCATGACCATTTTCCAGCCACGCAGAGAGAATGTCAGCACTTGGACAATCCGGGTAGAGGATTTAAAAGCTTGGGCTGAAAAAGAACTAAAACCAAAGGCTAAAAAAGCTTATGACGGTGAAGGTGAATATCTTCCGGGTGAGTGGTGTACTTTCTGCCGAGCGGCAGTTAAATGCCGTGCTAGGGCTGAGGAAAAACTGAAATTGGCACAATCGGAGTTTAAACTACCTCCACTACTTATGGACTCTGAAATCGAGGAAGTTCTATCTAAACTGTCCGACCTTACGAAGTGGGCAAATGAAATCATTGCTTATGCCACCGATGCAGCTGTTAATCACGGTAAAGAGTGGCATGGTTTTAAGGTTGTTGAGGGCAGATCTGTCCGCAAATACAAGGATGAAGATGCTGTGGCTGAAGTAGCCAAAGCAAACGGTTATAAAGATATCTTTCGTCAGAGTCTCATCACTCTTACGGAAATGGAAAGGCTGATGGGCAAATCAAAATTTGAGAAGATACTCGGTGATCTTATATACAAGCCACCGGGAAAGCCGACTCTGGTCCCGTTATCGGATAAGCGTCCGGCTATGAACGTATCAAACGCAAAAAACGAATTTAACGAAATAACGGAGGAATGTGAATATGAATAATAAAAACAGAACGAAGGTTATTACTGGTGTAAACACACGTCTCAGCTACTTTCATGGCTGGGAACCGGTATCCATCAATGGTGGAGCAGAAAAGTATAGTGTATCGGTATTAATTCCTAAAACAGATAAGGAAACCATAAATGCCATCAATGCAGCAGTTGATGCAGCTATTGAAGAGGGCATTGCAAAGTTTGGCGGTAAAAAACCAAATAAGGCTGCTATCAAGCTGCCACTTCGAGATGGTGATGTAGAACGAGATGATGAGGCTTATAAAGGACATTATTTCGTAAATGCCAACAGTACTACTCCGCCTCAGATTGTAGATAAAGCAGTCAAGCCCATTCTGGATCGCAACGAGGTATACAGTGGTTGCTATGCAAGAGTGTCACTTAATTTCTATGCTTTCAATTCTAACGGGAACAAGGGTGTGGCCTGCGGACTTGGTAACATCCAGAAGATTAGAGACGGAGAGCCTTTAGGCAGCAGAACCACAGCGGCTGATGATTTCACCACAATTGAAGATGATGATTTCCTAGCATAACAGCTAAAGTATGAATACAAACGGGGTGGTGGAAGTTGTTCTTCTGTCACCTCGTTTGCATTGGAAAGGGTGTAATACATGAATTCTATTTCAATTGATATTGAAACATTTAGTAGTGCCAATCTTCAAAAATGTGGAGTCTACCGTTATGCCGAGAGTGATGATTTTGAAATTCTATTGTTTGGTTATTCGGTTGATGGCGGTGCAGTTCAGGTGGTCGATCTTGCCTCCGGAGAGAAAATCCCTAATGAAATAATCAATGCTCTTATGGATAATTCCGTTACCAAATGGACCTTTAATGCTATGTTTGAGCGTGTTTGCCTATCAAAATGGCTTAACATTACTGATTATCTTGACCCTACATCCTGGAAATGTTCAATGGTATGGTCGGCTTATATGGGACTTCCGCTTTCTCTTGAAGGTGTCGGTGCAGTCTTAGGATTGGAAAAGCAAAAATTGACGGAAGGCAAAGACCTCATTAAATATTTCTGTACACCTTGCTCCCCTACTAAATCAAACGGAGGACGAGTTCGTAATCTGCCAAAACACGATATTGATAAATGGGAGCGATTTAAAGCATATAACCTCCGTGATGTGGAAGCCGAGATGTCAATACAGCAGAGACTATCTAAATTCCCGCTTCCAGAGAATATATGGTCAGAATATCATCTTGACCAGAAAATAAATGACCGTGGTATCTCTATAGACATGGCTTTTGTAAAACAAGCCGTCAAGATGGATGAAAAGTCGCGGGAAAAGCTAATGGCTTTAATGCAAGATATAACTAATTTGGAGAATCCAAACTCTGTACAACAAATGAAAGAATGGCTTGCTGATAATGGATTGGAAACAGATAGCCTTGGTAAAAAAGCGGTTGCTGAGATGTTAAAGAAAGCACCTGAACCACTAGACACCGTTTTGGAACTTCGTCTGCAGCTTGCGAAATCATCAGTAAAAAAATATACGGCAATGGAGAATGCGGTATGCAATGATGGCCGTGCTAGAGGAATGTTTCAGTTTTATGGAGCCAACAGAACAGGCAGATTTTCGGGTAGGCTGATTCAACTGCAAAATCTCCCTCAAAACCATATGCCCGATTTGGAACAGGCTCGTGCTTTAGTTCGTAGCGGAAACTTTGATGCTCTTACCTTACTTTATGATTCTATCCCGGAGGTACTATCGGAACTTATCCGTACTGCTTTTGTACCGCAGGAGGGTATGAAGTTTATAGTTGCAGATTTCTCTGCGATTGAAGCTCGCGTTATTGCCTGGCTTGCGGGAGAAAAATGGAGAATAGATGTATTCCAAAATGGCGGTGACATTTACTGTGCAAGTGCATCTAAGATGTTTAACGTACCTGTAGAGAAAAACGGTGTTAATGGACATCTTCGTCAGAAGGGAAAAATTGCTGAATTAGCCCTAGGTTACGGTGGATCTGTTGGAGCACTAAAATCAATGGGTGCTTTGGAGATGGGAATTGAAGAAGAGGAACTTCAACCTCTTGTAACGGCTTGGAGACAATCCAATCCCAATATTACAAAACTATGGTGGGATGTTGACCGCGCTGTAAAAACCTGCGTTAAGCAGAAAACTCCTACAGAAACACACGGCATTAAATTTATATATCAAAGTGGAATGTTCTTTATTGTCCTTCCTTCCGGCAGGCGGCTTTCCTATGTGAAACCTCGTATGGGAGAGAATGTATTTGGTGGCGAGTCAGTCACTTATGAAGGGGTCGGAGGGATGAAAAAGTGGGAAAGAATCGAAAGTTATGGACCAAAATTTGTAGAGAATATTGTCCAGGCAATCAGTCGTGACATTTTGTGTCATGCCATGCAGACGTTAAAGAATTGTTCCATTGTGGCTCATGTACACGATGAAATTATAATCGAAGCGGATATGAGTATGTCACTTTCTACTATTTGTGAACAAATGACTAGAACACCAACATGGGCAAATGGCCTGTTACTTAGTGCTGATGGCTATGAGTGTCAGTTTTATCAAAAAGATTAAATATATTTTTTCAAAATCCTCAACATTTATTAGCTCCTGTGGCTATTAGGTAGAGGGGTTTCCTCTCTGACTATATTACAGGAGGTAATTCGTATGGACGAATTAGTAAGAATCAACTATGAAAAAGACCGCCCCACAGTGCTTGGCCGTGATTTGCATGCAGTTTTGGAAGTGAAAACACCCTATGATAAATGGTTTCCAAGAATGTGTGAGTATGGATTTGTGGAGGGTACGGACTTTTCGACATTTCTGTCGGAAAGTACAGGTGGAAGACCAGCTGTGGACCATCAAATAACAATTGATATGGCAAAAGAG encodes:
- a CDS encoding DNA polymerase; this encodes MNSISIDIETFSSANLQKCGVYRYAESDDFEILLFGYSVDGGAVQVVDLASGEKIPNEIINALMDNSVTKWTFNAMFERVCLSKWLNITDYLDPTSWKCSMVWSAYMGLPLSLEGVGAVLGLEKQKLTEGKDLIKYFCTPCSPTKSNGGRVRNLPKHDIDKWERFKAYNLRDVEAEMSIQQRLSKFPLPENIWSEYHLDQKINDRGISIDMAFVKQAVKMDEKSREKLMALMQDITNLENPNSVQQMKEWLADNGLETDSLGKKAVAEMLKKAPEPLDTVLELRLQLAKSSVKKYTAMENAVCNDGRARGMFQFYGANRTGRFSGRLIQLQNLPQNHMPDLEQARALVRSGNFDALTLLYDSIPEVLSELIRTAFVPQEGMKFIVADFSAIEARVIAWLAGEKWRIDVFQNGGDIYCASASKMFNVPVEKNGVNGHLRQKGKIAELALGYGGSVGALKSMGALEMGIEEEELQPLVTAWRQSNPNITKLWWDVDRAVKTCVKQKTPTETHGIKFIYQSGMFFIVLPSGRRLSYVKPRMGENVFGGESVTYEGVGGMKKWERIESYGPKFVENIVQAISRDILCHAMQTLKNCSIVAHVHDEIIIEADMSMSLSTICEQMTRTPTWANGLLLSADGYECQFYQKD
- a CDS encoding DUF2800 domain-containing protein, whose amino-acid sequence is MSDHAVLSASGAHRWLNCLPSARLELEFVNNESSAAAEGTAAHALCEHKLKKALHMRSKRPVSIYNSDEMEEHSDAYVEFVMEQLELAKQSCTDPLILIEQRLDFSCYVPQGFGTGDCIIIADRKLHIIDFKYGMGVLVDAVDNPQMKLYALGTLEIYDSLYDIEEVSMTIFQPRRENVSTWTIRVEDLKAWAEKELKPKAKKAYDGEGEYLPGEWCTFCRAAVKCRARAEEKLKLAQSEFKLPPLLMDSEIEEVLSKLSDLTKWANEIIAYATDAAVNHGKEWHGFKVVEGRSVRKYKDEDAVAEVAKANGYKDIFRQSLITLTEMERLMGKSKFEKILGDLIYKPPGKPTLVPLSDKRPAMNVSNAKNEFNEITEECEYE
- a CDS encoding DUF2815 family protein, with the protein product MNNKNRTKVITGVNTRLSYFHGWEPVSINGGAEKYSVSVLIPKTDKETINAINAAVDAAIEEGIAKFGGKKPNKAAIKLPLRDGDVERDDEAYKGHYFVNANSTTPPQIVDKAVKPILDRNEVYSGCYARVSLNFYAFNSNGNKGVACGLGNIQKIRDGEPLGSRTTAADDFTTIEDDDFLA